The Bartonella australis AUST/NH1 genome contains the following window.
ACAATCAAGACCTTCAAAGAGACCTTCGATAATCTTTCCATCATTGACTATTTTGATATTTTGCCCAAGGTGGGAAGAATATAAAAGCCATTTTTCACGGATTATATCACCCCCCCCTTGCTGTTTCCAAAGAAGATAATTTTCAGCAAAATACTGCGTCAGAACTGTAAATAATTGTTTATTATCAATATCTAAACCAATATTTTTTATACAAGATGTTGGATATGACGTGTCCTTATAATGGTATTTCACATTCATTCCAATACCAATAATTAACGCATACTTTTGCGAAGTTAATCTAGAAAGCTCGAGAAGAATTCCAGAACTTTTTTTCCCCTGAAGCAAAATATCGTTAGGCCATTTTAAACTAATAACACTATCAGCACAGCTTTTATCCTTTATAAACTGCCTGACCGCTTCGACCATACTCACCCCAGCAACAAAACTAAGATAAGCAGCGGTTTTAGGATTGATATCATCGATTAATAAAAGACTGGAATAAAAGTTCCCTTTCGGGCTATACCACGCTCTACCTCTCCTAGCTCTTCCTTGTGTTTGCTCTTCCGCAACAATCCAAAGTTGACCGCGGTGGCCAGCATTTGCTTTTCGTTGTGCAACAAGATTTGTTGAATCAACACTTTCATATGATTCAACATCATATCCTTGTTTTTGTGCGAAATTTGATAATGCATAAACCATATTCATTAAAACAACGATGCCGCTGCTTTTCCAGCTAATTCAGAAAATAAAATTCCAAAAAATGTATAAAATAGAATAAATAATACAGAAGTTATGAGACAGAACTTTAATTCGCTTGATAAAACAATAAAGCTAGATTTTACCTCATCGAACCACATAATTTTTATCACCCGTAAATAATAAAAAGCACCAATAACAGAAGTCAGCATACCGACCACGGCGAGTGGAGTAAGCCCTGCATGAACAGCCGCTGAGAATGTATACCACTTACCAAAAAAACCAGCCATAGGTGGTATACTTGCCAAAGAAAAAAGCTGTATTGTCATCATAACGGCCATAAACGGATTTGTCTTTATAAGCCCCGAAAGATCATAAATATTTTCAACATTCTTATCGTGAAATCGCATTCCAAGGATGAAAGCAAATGAACCGACTGTCATACAGAGATAAATGGTCATGTAGAGAATAACACTTTTAACCCCAACTATATTTCCGGCAGCCAAACCGACAAGGGCATACCCCATATGACTAATAGACGAATAAGCCATTAACCGCTTGATATTTTTTTGACCAATCGCCGCAAATGCCCCTAAAATCATTGATGCAATCGCCATAAATACCAAAATTTGCTGCCACGCAGGCATAGAGCTATCAACATTATCTAGCGGGACAAAAATCACAACAATGACGCGGATAATTAATGCCATTGCCGCGATTTTAGGGGCACTAGCAAAAAATGCCGTAACAGGTGTTGGTGCTCCTTCATAAACGTCAGGGGTCCACATATGAAACGGAACTGCAGAAATTTTGAAGGCTAAGCCCGCCAAAATAAAAACGATTCCTATAATAACACCAAGTTGTAACGCCCCGCTCTTCAAAGCAATGGTAATTTCATGAAAACCAATCTGGCCGGTAAAACCATAAAGTAAAGAAATACCATAAAGCAGTAACCCCGAAGATAATGCACCTAAAACAAAATATTTTATACCTGCTTCAGAAGATTTTACATTATCACGTTTAATTGCAGCTAAAACATATAGAGCCAGTGATTGTAGTTCTAATCCCATATAAAGTGATAGCAAATTACCAGCTGAAATCATGAACATCATGCCAAGAGTCGCTAAAAGGACTAAAACAGGAAACTCAAATATATCGAATTTCTGAGCACAGCTAAAACCAACCGACATAATGAGAGAAAATAATGCGCCAATAAGCATCAAAACCTTCATATAGCGACCAAAAGAATCAATAATGAGTGCATTTGTACAGAAAAAACCATTTTTGGGGAAAATAATTATAATAACGATAATTGCTACAAGAAGAGCAATCGCCAAACCAGTGATCGTTAAATATGAACGCGGGCCAGAATAAACGCCGACTAAAAGTAGCACAACTCCTCCTAACGCTACTAAAATTTCTGGAAAAATTAACACTAATTGAGCTATTATTTCTGTTTGCATGCGTGTTTAATCTCTTAGTTTAGTGCAGGTTATTGATGAGGTTTGTTACCGCAGATGCTGTCGTTTTGAGAATAGGTGTCGGATAGACACCAAACAATATTGTGAGGATAACCATCGGATAAAGAATGAACTTCTCTCTTAAAGAAAGATCAACGAGTACTTTCAAGCTTTCCTTATCCAAAGAGCCAAAAATAACACGCCGGTAAAGATAAAGTGCATAAGCCGCCGACAAAATAACACCAGTCGTAGCAAAA
Protein-coding sequences here:
- a CDS encoding biotin--[acetyl-CoA-carboxylase] ligase, yielding MNMVYALSNFAQKQGYDVESYESVDSTNLVAQRKANAGHRGQLWIVAEEQTQGRARRGRAWYSPKGNFYSSLLLIDDINPKTAAYLSFVAGVSMVEAVRQFIKDKSCADSVISLKWPNDILLQGKKSSGILLELSRLTSQKYALIIGIGMNVKYHYKDTSYPTSCIKNIGLDIDNKQLFTVLTQYFAENYLLWKQQGGGDIIREKWLLYSSHLGQNIKIVNDGKIIEGLFEGLDCDFNCVVKQENGRRAIITAGDVHFGLAASVHAGCY
- the nuoN gene encoding NADH-quinone oxidoreductase subunit NuoN, with protein sequence MQTEIIAQLVLIFPEILVALGGVVLLLVGVYSGPRSYLTITGLAIALLVAIIVIIIIFPKNGFFCTNALIIDSFGRYMKVLMLIGALFSLIMSVGFSCAQKFDIFEFPVLVLLATLGMMFMISAGNLLSLYMGLELQSLALYVLAAIKRDNVKSSEAGIKYFVLGALSSGLLLYGISLLYGFTGQIGFHEITIALKSGALQLGVIIGIVFILAGLAFKISAVPFHMWTPDVYEGAPTPVTAFFASAPKIAAMALIIRVIVVIFVPLDNVDSSMPAWQQILVFMAIASMILGAFAAIGQKNIKRLMAYSSISHMGYALVGLAAGNIVGVKSVILYMTIYLCMTVGSFAFILGMRFHDKNVENIYDLSGLIKTNPFMAVMMTIQLFSLASIPPMAGFFGKWYTFSAAVHAGLTPLAVVGMLTSVIGAFYYLRVIKIMWFDEVKSSFIVLSSELKFCLITSVLFILFYTFFGILFSELAGKAAASLF